In the Candidatus Margulisiibacteriota bacterium genome, CAGAAGCCATGTAGCCAGTATGGCTATTCAAAACCAGCGAACCTGCTGTCAACCCCAGTATAAAGGAATAATTGGCATCAAATCTGGCGGGAGCCCCGCATCTGGTTTCGTATCCGACAAATTTATCCTGTGGATCGAACTTGGAATCTATAAATTTTTTCATTTCTTTTTCAGAAAAACCCAACATATTTGCAAGATCATATTTTTCCGGCTGAGCTTGCATATCCTTAATCTTTTTTAGGACTAATTTCATTAATAGTTTTTCCGTAGGTATCTGAGAAACTTTCAGGTTACCATGATCATCCCTGTCCAATAACATCGCGTCCACAATATCATCAGGAAAAGTACGGAATAAGTCAGCTGAATTCGATGATATTTCCGGAGAAGTACAAATGAAATTCTTTTTCTCGGCAATCGTCATGGTCGCTTGTTCCAGAAAAAATTCTATATCTTCATCTCTATAATCCTTAAGTTCAGGTACAGCCTCTTTTAAAACAGTTGTTAAAATCTTCATGTCTGCTGAAAGAGCATTAATTTTACCGAACTCATTCCAATCAGTTTCTTCCTTTTTATTAATTAGTTTCTTCCCGAGTAATATGTTTTTTATTTCCACATGTTTTCCCGACAATTTATTCAGTTCACTGATCAATTTTTTTACTTCAGGTATAAACTCGATAACTCCCTCAGGAATAATCGCAACACCATAATTTTTTTCTTTAGCCATTCTTCCGGCAATAATATTGGACATGTAACTTACGACATCATCCATGGACATTTTTTTCTTGCCTATCTCTTCTGAAATTAAAGTAATATGAGGTCTTGTCTGCAAAGCAACCTCTAGGGTTAAATGCGAGGCGCTTCTACCCATAAGCTTTACAAAAAACCAATATTTTTTCTGAGACGCGCGATCTGTCAGCAAATTACCTACGAGTTTCGCCATTACTCTGGCAGCTGTATAAAAACCAAATGATATAGGCAACAAACTGTTTCCTTTATCATTTATTTGCAAGTCGCCATCAATAGTTTTAGGGACACCGATTACAGTGCAGCCTTTATTCAGATTACCTTTTTTGTATTCTCCAGTCAGATACTCGGCAAGTTCAGCTGCATTAGTATTAGAATCATCTCCTCCGACTACGACTATTCCATCCAAACCTAATTTTTTTACTGTATTTTTTACACTTTCAAATTTTTCCGGTTTATCAATTTTAGTTCTGCCAGTCCCCAAAAAATCAAAGCCACCAGTATTTAACAGCAATTCCATGTTATCGGCAGTAACCTTAAAGGCATTTCCTTTTATCAAACCATCAGGACCATTAGTGAGACCGTAAAGCGTATTACCTTTAAGTACTTTGAATAAACCTCCTAAAACATTATTTCCACCTGATGCAGGCCCACCAGAAAAAATAACCCCGACTTTTTTACCGGTAATGTTTGCAGTTTGCGCTTTTTCTCCTTCCAAAGCTTCTGTTTGCAGGTTGGGAAATTTTGTAGCAACTACTTCCGCCGATTTTATTGTCATTGCCTGATCTGTTTTTACGAAATTTATAGGAATAATTTCTCCTGACTCATCAAAAAAAATTTCAGGAACTGCCAGTGGTAAAGTTCTCAATAGAGAATCTATCGGTGCGCTCCGTTTTGCGTCGACATATCCGTTCGGTATCGCTGCTATTATCTTTTTATTCATTTTTCTTTCCTCCTGATTCATTTGTTATTAGGTTTAAAAATCTTAAATTTGTAAAATGATTTCCCATGCGCACACGTGGACAACTTGAAACACCTGCAAATTCCGGATATACTCTCTCCTCCTTAGGAATCCATAAGAGCATGGGAATTAGCATATATCTTTCTTTCAGGCTGCGCAGTTCCAGTTCACGCATCTGATGATCCGGGATGTAAGCCATTAGAGACAATGCTTTATCATTTTCCATAACAACATAAACATCAGCGCTTTTCGCGTCTTCTATATTAGTTTCTTCATCTAAATCATTTAGAATATTTATGCTCATCTTATATAAATTGGGGGTAATCTGTTTAAATCCATCCTCTAACAGCCTTGCTAATAAACTTGTTCCTATCAAATTGACTTCTTTCTGAAAGGGTTCCAGATAACTGGCTTTGACTCCATATCCGAAATACTCAAGCGCAGTTGACGGACCATAACTTATTTCCAGCACAAAATCATCGGGTCTGGCCGCAAGATTCACTCTTTTCAGTAATTCCGGCTTATAAGTGATTCCTGAAATATTATAAGCAAGATCAAAATATTTCTTAAATCCGCCGTTATCCTCAAGTTGAACTATCTGAAAACCGTTCTTAAAAAAATTAAGCTCGCCCAGACGTTCGTAGCCATGCCTAAGAAAAGCTGCCTGTAATTCCGGAAACGGTAAACTATATATAATCTTATTTTTTTGAGCTACTATCTTACAAAACATCAACCGATTTTTTACCCTTCTTTTTTATATCCACATAAATATCGTGTGAAAAATAAAAAAGTTGCAGGGAATTTTCGCCTCATCCCCCTTTGACAAACTATGATGATTAAGTGACTTTTCAACTATTCCCCCTTCTCCACTAGCGGAGAAGGGGGCCAGGGGGATGAGGTCTAAGCCCTACATATAAAAAATCCATCTACCGACAACGGATTATATTTTAGAAGCTCCTGTTTCAGTTCATTAAAGGTGGTACCTGTTGTATAAATATCATCAACGATAAGAACCTTCTTACCCTTGATAAGGTCAGGTCGCAATACCTGAAAAGCGCCTTTGATAATTACTTCCCGTTCCTGTCTTTTCAATTTATAAAAATAGCAGGTATACTTTTTCCTGCGTACCAGACCGTAGCAAATATTAGGAAGAAAATTATAAAGATAATGCAGGTGATTAAACCCTCTTTGAAAAAAACGCAACCAATGTGACGGGACAGGGATAACCAGATCATAATTAATAAAAAAATCCGTCTTTAGCTGGTCCTTTAAATATTGGGAAACAATTTTCTTCTGTGCTTTAAACTTGTATTCATGTAAAATTTCCTTGAGATTTCCCTGATATGGGTATAAATAATAACATCCCGTTTGAAACTCCGCAGGTTCTTTTTTAACCGGTCGGCAATTATTACAAATTCTGTCCGCCGAGATGGATTTACAGCACAGACAAACACGGGGGAAAAGCTTATCCAGTATGCGGTTTAACAACTTTGATAATCCTTGGTATCTGTTGATAATCAGGTATTAAAATAATTTCTTGAAGTCGCTCTTTTTTAGCCAGGTCCATCACTTCACTACTCTGGTCATAACCTATTTCCATAAACAGAGTCAACTGATTAGGTAAAGACTTGATCAGGTCAAAGATCAATTTAATAACCTCAAGGCCATCCGGTCCACCGTCTAAAGCTTCTTGCGGCTCAAAATCCTTTACTTCCGGTTGTAAATTTTTAATTTCAGCGGTTTTAATATAAGGCGGATTAGAAACAAGCAATAAAGATAAACTTTTATCTTCTAAAAAAGGTATTTCAGGAAAAAATCCCTCAAAAAAATTAATTTCTGTCTGATTTTCCTTGGCATTTTGCATGGCCATATCCAGCGCTGGTCTTGAAATATCCGTTGCCCAGACTATAAGTTCCGGGACATTTTTTTTTAAAGATACGGCCAGTGCGCCGGAACCGGTCCCAATATCAACAACTAAAGGCAGAACACTTTGACTTTTTAAATATTCAATAGCTTTTTCTGCCAGGATTTCGGTTTCCGGTCTGGGGATCAAAACTCCTTGACCTACATGAAAAGTATGCCCCATGAATTCACTTTGACCGGTAATATAATCAACAGGCTCGTGTTTGACGCGGCGCAAAACAAGCTCTTTGTAATTTTTCAAATTGGTAGAGGTTAAAGGCTGTTCATAATTAAGAAAAAGCTCTATCCGTTTGCACCTCAGCACGTGACTAAGCAATATCTGCGCGGTTAATTTCGGGGAATCTATCTGTTGTTTGGCAAAATATTCTTCGGACCATTCCAAAATCTTCTTAACGGTCCAGATTTCAGTCATATCTATATTATATATTCTTTAACTTTTCCAGTCGATCCGCAGTAATAAGCGCATCGATAATTTCATCAATGTCTCCCTGCATTATACTTTCCAGTCTGTAAAGAGTCAGCCCTATCCGGTGATCTGTTACCCTGCCCTGAGGATAATTATAGGTTCTGATCTTTTCACTGCGGTCACCAGAGCCCACCTGCATTTTTCTGGTTTCACTTTCTTTTTTATTACGATTTTCTTCTTCCATCTCCACCAGCTTGGCAGCCAGCAGCTTCATAGCTTTATCCCTGTTCTTATGCTGTGACCTGTCTTCCTGACAGGAAACGATAAGTCCGCTGGGGATATGAGTAATACGAATAGCGGATTCGGTTTTATTTACATGTTGTCCGCCCGCACCGCTGGAACGGTAGGTATCGATCTTCAAATCCTTAGGATCGATTTTGACATCCACCTCATCAGCTTCATGTATAATCGCCACTGTAGCGGCTGATGTATGTATCCTGCCACTGGCTTCGGTAACCGGCACTCGCTGCACACGATGTGTGCCGCTTTCAAACTTGAGACGTCCGAATACGTTCAGGCCCTGTATATAAACAACAACTTTAGCGAATCCGCCCGCATCTGCTTCCGCCATATCTACAACTTCTACCTGCCAGTTCCTGCGTGCAGCGTAACGAATATACATCTCATAAAGATCTCGGGCAAACAGTGCTGCTTCTTCGCCACCAGTACCGCTACGTATTTCCAGATACACATTTTTTTTATCGTGCGGGTCTGTAGGTATAAGCATAAAAGTCAATTCTTGCTTGAGGATTTCTTCCTTTTTCTGCAAGGCATCAAGCTCATCCTTAGCCAGTGCCATCATATCTTTGTCACTTGAAGAATTCAGCAGTTCTCTCGTATCATAAAGTTCTTGGGCAAGTTTGGTATATTCTCTGTATTTGTTAACGGGTTCTTCCAGTTCCATGCGCTTTATATTCAACTCCCGATAGCGGTCAAGATTGGAAATGGTTTCCGGGTTAGACATTTCGCTCTCGATCAAAGCGAATTTATGTTCAAGTTCTTTAAATTTTTCACTTAAATCCATACTCAGATTACTTCTTTCAAGGCACTTATAGCAGCGGTTATCTGCATTTCATCAGGCTCTTTGGTTGTCATTCTCTGAACCAATAGTCCAGGTGTAATCAGCATTTTGCAAAATATATTGCTATGAAATTTGGCCGCCAGTCTGATCAATTCATAAGCAATTCCGGAAATCAGCGGGAACAAAAGCAGTTTGAAAAAAATCCTGTGCAAAAGGTCCTGCCTGCCTATCAAAGAAAAAACAAAGATGGATGTGATCAGCACGAAAACTATAAAAGAAGTGCCACAACGAATATGAATACGGGAATATTTTTTGACATTTTCCACAGTAAGTTTCTCTCCTGCTTCAAACGCGTTTACCGCTTTATGCTCTGCGCCATGAAATTGATAAACTCTGACCATATCTTTCATAAGCAGAGTGGAACCCAAAAATCCCAAAAAAATACTTATTCTGATACAACCTTCAATGGCATTAAGCAAAAGGATATTGACGCTGGCGAAATGTATTCTCAAATAATTAAAAAAGATAGCGGGGATAATAATAAATATACCGATAGACACCATCAAACTGATAACAATTGAAGAACTAAGTTCATTTTTAGATATTTTTTCATGTTCTTCACTGGCAATATTAATAGAATATACTAAAGTTTTCATGCCAATTACCATCATTTCAATAAGTGATACAAATCCGCGTAAAATCGGCAGCTTTAACATCGGGTATTTCTTCGATATTGGAACAAATTCCTCTTTATTTACAACCAAATTATGTGACGGATTATAAACAGCTGTAGAGATATATTTATCCCCTTTCATCATTACTCCTTCAATCAGTGCCTGCCCTCCTACATATCCCATTTTTTTCGCCTTTCTTTTTTGACAACTACGCTTTCAGCTGCAAATTTATAGTGTCCGCAACAATCATCTTCAGCGCAATAGCCTTGAAGCTGACATTTTGGTTCCAGAAAACTTCCCAAAAAGGATGATATCCTGATTATTTCCTTTTTCATAGCTTTAGCCAAATCCAGGATTTCCCACTGCGCCCTGTAACACAACCTCAAGTTACAAAACTGCATGATCTCCCGATAGTTCATTGTAACCATGATATTGGTCGGGGTAGCGTTGGGCAGAATATATCTTGCGTCTTCCGCCGGAACACCATCTTCCAGCATTTCTTGATAAAATTCAAATAGAGAATTTATCATACGCTCATACCTTTTTTTATTCTTTATCTTTTTAGGTTTGATAAAATTGATACTGCCTGCATCATATTCTACATAACGTTGAGACTGCTGGGCATAAGAAGCATGTCGATGTCTTACCAGTTGATGAGTGCTTACCCTGCTGATACCTTCTACACCAAAAGTAAAACTGGCATGCTCCAGAACCGAATGATGACCTGATAAAATGGTTTTTCTTATCAAACTTAGCATCTTGTTTTCGGGGACATCGCTCTGGCTCAGTGGTCCTGCCTTGCTGTAACAGGTCCTGCAAGCCAAATATATAACCTTAATCGGTAAGGGTGTATGACTTATCAGCTGAACTTTCATGATTAAACAGTATAAAATACTGCCTATTTTGTTTTATAACGTCTCTTGAAACGTTCTACGCGTCCTTCGGTATCCATTATTTTTTCTGACCCGGTATAAAAAGGATGACAGGCACCGCAGATATCAACTCTTATTTCATCTTTGGTGGAATAAGTATTATATTGCGCCCCACATACACAGGTTGCTACGATTTCCTTAACTTGTGGATGTATATTTTTCTTCATTTCGTTCACCTTGCCTTTAACTGTATTGATCTAAGCCTAATAATTATATCGTTTTTTTTTAGGAAGTCAATTATATTCATTTGAAGTTCCTGACAAATTATTAAAGAAGATTGTAAGATTTCTACCCAATACTTTCGATAATCTAGTGAGGAAATTCATGCAAATAAATCATAAAATTGTAAGTTTCAGGATAATCCTGGGGTTGAAAGCCCGGGGTTTAGCTGAACTTCTGAGAACGGCTATACAGGATGACTGTGATAAATTTAGCCTGCTATTCCCACAGAAAACCGGTCAAATAAGGGCCGATCTG is a window encoding:
- the prfA gene encoding peptide chain release factor 1; amino-acid sequence: MDLSEKFKELEHKFALIESEMSNPETISNLDRYRELNIKRMELEEPVNKYREYTKLAQELYDTRELLNSSSDKDMMALAKDELDALQKKEEILKQELTFMLIPTDPHDKKNVYLEIRSGTGGEEAALFARDLYEMYIRYAARRNWQVEVVDMAEADAGGFAKVVVYIQGLNVFGRLKFESGTHRVQRVPVTEASGRIHTSAATVAIIHEADEVDVKIDPKDLKIDTYRSSGAGGQHVNKTESAIRITHIPSGLIVSCQEDRSQHKNRDKAMKLLAAKLVEMEEENRNKKESETRKMQVGSGDRSEKIRTYNYPQGRVTDHRIGLTLYRLESIMQGDIDEIIDALITADRLEKLKNI
- the thyX gene encoding FAD-dependent thymidylate synthase; protein product: MKVQLISHTPLPIKVIYLACRTCYSKAGPLSQSDVPENKMLSLIRKTILSGHHSVLEHASFTFGVEGISRVSTHQLVRHRHASYAQQSQRYVEYDAGSINFIKPKKIKNKKRYERMINSLFEFYQEMLEDGVPAEDARYILPNATPTNIMVTMNYREIMQFCNLRLCYRAQWEILDLAKAMKKEIIRISSFLGSFLEPKCQLQGYCAEDDCCGHYKFAAESVVVKKERRKKWDM
- the prmC gene encoding peptide chain release factor N(5)-glutamine methyltransferase, giving the protein MTEIWTVKKILEWSEEYFAKQQIDSPKLTAQILLSHVLRCKRIELFLNYEQPLTSTNLKNYKELVLRRVKHEPVDYITGQSEFMGHTFHVGQGVLIPRPETEILAEKAIEYLKSQSVLPLVVDIGTGSGALAVSLKKNVPELIVWATDISRPALDMAMQNAKENQTEINFFEGFFPEIPFLEDKSLSLLLVSNPPYIKTAEIKNLQPEVKDFEPQEALDGGPDGLEVIKLIFDLIKSLPNQLTLFMEIGYDQSSEVMDLAKKERLQEIILIPDYQQIPRIIKVVKPHTG
- the rpmE gene encoding 50S ribosomal protein L31, which codes for MKKNIHPQVKEIVATCVCGAQYNTYSTKDEIRVDICGACHPFYTGSEKIMDTEGRVERFKRRYKTK
- a CDS encoding phosphoribosyltransferase family protein, producing the protein MLNRILDKLFPRVCLCCKSISADRICNNCRPVKKEPAEFQTGCYYLYPYQGNLKEILHEYKFKAQKKIVSQYLKDQLKTDFFINYDLVIPVPSHWLRFFQRGFNHLHYLYNFLPNICYGLVRRKKYTCYFYKLKRQEREVIIKGAFQVLRPDLIKGKKVLIVDDIYTTGTTFNELKQELLKYNPLSVDGFFICRA
- a CDS encoding 6-phosphofructokinase — translated: MNKKIIAAIPNGYVDAKRSAPIDSLLRTLPLAVPEIFFDESGEIIPINFVKTDQAMTIKSAEVVATKFPNLQTEALEGEKAQTANITGKKVGVIFSGGPASGGNNVLGGLFKVLKGNTLYGLTNGPDGLIKGNAFKVTADNMELLLNTGGFDFLGTGRTKIDKPEKFESVKNTVKKLGLDGIVVVGGDDSNTNAAELAEYLTGEYKKGNLNKGCTVIGVPKTIDGDLQINDKGNSLLPISFGFYTAARVMAKLVGNLLTDRASQKKYWFFVKLMGRSASHLTLEVALQTRPHITLISEEIGKKKMSMDDVVSYMSNIIAGRMAKEKNYGVAIIPEGVIEFIPEVKKLISELNKLSGKHVEIKNILLGKKLINKKEETDWNEFGKINALSADMKILTTVLKEAVPELKDYRDEDIEFFLEQATMTIAEKKNFICTSPEISSNSADLFRTFPDDIVDAMLLDRDDHGNLKVSQIPTEKLLMKLVLKKIKDMQAQPEKYDLANMLGFSEKEMKKFIDSKFDPQDKFVGYETRCGAPARFDANYSFILGLTAGSLVLNSHTGYMASVTDLLSGGKPLGIPLSSLIHTEVRKGKETSVIEKALVDLDSPAFNIFAQNRETWADGNSSRSPGSIQHEGQVAYKIPYTVGLNQGLLTWAQIDNGAEPDFNMGRLTRIKFD
- a CDS encoding DUF1385 domain-containing protein encodes the protein MGYVGGQALIEGVMMKGDKYISTAVYNPSHNLVVNKEEFVPISKKYPMLKLPILRGFVSLIEMMVIGMKTLVYSINIASEEHEKISKNELSSSIVISLMVSIGIFIIIPAIFFNYLRIHFASVNILLLNAIEGCIRISIFLGFLGSTLLMKDMVRVYQFHGAEHKAVNAFEAGEKLTVENVKKYSRIHIRCGTSFIVFVLITSIFVFSLIGRQDLLHRIFFKLLLFPLISGIAYELIRLAAKFHSNIFCKMLITPGLLVQRMTTKEPDEMQITAAISALKEVI